One stretch of Streptomyces hygroscopicus DNA includes these proteins:
- a CDS encoding XRE family transcriptional regulator, which produces MDSENPLGRFLRARRELVRPEDVDIRSAGRRRVAGLRREEVALLAGVSTDYYIRLEQGRERHPSAQVTEALARALVLEEDAVAHLHRLARPAPVRRRPAARRERVSPTLLRMMEGWPRTPAVVLGRCLTVLAHNTLGRALFDGHTHSRDLMRLVFLDPDAREFYPDWERVAVNTVAGLRAAAGIDEEDPELIAVVGELSLKSAAFRRLWARHDIRQKTHETKRFRHRLVGELTLEYEALTVNSAPGQQLVVYQAEPGSPSEQALSLLGSLAADAVETPHDTMSTTTKDSSA; this is translated from the coding sequence ATGGACAGCGAGAACCCTCTGGGGCGCTTTTTGCGCGCCCGCCGTGAACTGGTGCGGCCCGAGGACGTGGACATCCGGTCCGCAGGTCGGCGCCGGGTGGCGGGGCTGCGCCGCGAGGAGGTCGCCCTGCTGGCGGGGGTCAGCACCGACTACTACATACGGCTGGAGCAGGGCCGGGAGCGGCATCCCTCGGCCCAGGTGACCGAGGCGCTGGCCCGGGCCCTGGTGCTGGAGGAGGACGCGGTCGCCCATCTGCACCGGCTGGCCCGTCCGGCCCCCGTCCGGCGCCGCCCGGCCGCGCGGCGGGAGCGGGTGAGCCCGACCCTGCTGCGGATGATGGAGGGCTGGCCGCGGACACCGGCCGTCGTCCTGGGGCGCTGTCTGACCGTACTGGCCCATAACACTCTGGGCCGGGCCCTGTTCGACGGGCACACCCACAGCCGGGACCTGATGCGACTGGTCTTCCTCGACCCGGACGCGCGGGAGTTCTACCCCGACTGGGAGCGGGTGGCGGTCAACACCGTCGCCGGGCTCCGCGCGGCGGCCGGAATCGACGAGGAGGACCCCGAACTGATCGCCGTCGTCGGTGAGTTGTCGCTGAAGAGCGCGGCGTTCCGGCGGCTGTGGGCCCGCCATGACATCCGTCAGAAGACCCATGAGACCAAGCGCTTCCGGCACCGCCTGGTCGGGGAGCTGACGCTGGAGTACGAGGCACTGACCGTGAACAGCGCCCCCGGTCAGCAGCTCGTCGTCTACCAGGCCGAACCGGGCAGCCCGTCCGAACAGGCGCTGTCCCTGCTGGGCAGCCTCGCCGCCGACGCGGTGGA
- a CDS encoding beta-lactamase, with protein MTESPAPIQGYCDPRFAGVRAAVEANFRERDELGAAVAVRIGSETVVDLWGGWADAGRTRPWERDTLVNVWSTTKGPAALCAHVLADRGLLDLAAPVAAYWPEFAAAGKGSLPVRYLLSHRAGLAGLREPHSVAELYDWELTTARLAAAEPWWEPGTRSGYHALTYGFLIGEVIRRITGLLPGEFLRQEVTGPLGIDFTIGLPEKEARRAAELIGPRADRPAGEQAAAGLKFTPVALAALANPVVGAAEANSREWREAELPALNGHGTARAIAELYGILARRGLADDRRMLSAEAAERAREGQGSCRDLVLGEALGRDTEVALGVWLSGAHGSYGPNPRAVGHDGFGGSCGLADPEAELSLGYVMNRMGPHIVDDPRKMALVEAVYAAL; from the coding sequence ATGACGGAGTCCCCGGCCCCGATCCAGGGTTACTGCGACCCCCGGTTCGCCGGAGTGCGGGCCGCCGTCGAGGCGAACTTCCGCGAACGCGACGAGCTGGGCGCCGCGGTGGCCGTGCGGATCGGCTCGGAGACCGTGGTGGATCTGTGGGGCGGCTGGGCCGACGCCGGGCGCACCCGCCCCTGGGAGCGGGACACCCTGGTCAATGTGTGGTCGACCACGAAGGGGCCGGCGGCCCTGTGTGCCCATGTGCTGGCGGACCGCGGGCTGTTGGACCTGGCCGCGCCGGTGGCCGCGTACTGGCCCGAGTTCGCCGCGGCCGGCAAGGGCTCGCTGCCGGTGCGGTATCTCCTCTCGCACCGGGCAGGGCTGGCCGGGTTGCGGGAGCCGCACAGCGTGGCGGAGCTGTACGACTGGGAGTTGACCACCGCCCGGCTGGCCGCGGCCGAGCCGTGGTGGGAGCCCGGCACCCGTAGCGGCTATCACGCGCTCACCTACGGCTTCCTGATCGGCGAGGTGATCCGGCGGATCACCGGGCTGCTGCCCGGCGAGTTCCTGCGGCAGGAGGTCACCGGGCCGCTGGGCATCGACTTCACCATCGGCCTTCCGGAGAAGGAGGCCCGCCGGGCAGCCGAGCTGATCGGTCCGCGGGCCGATCGTCCGGCCGGTGAACAGGCCGCGGCGGGCCTGAAGTTCACCCCGGTCGCCCTGGCGGCACTGGCGAATCCGGTGGTCGGCGCGGCCGAGGCCAACAGCCGGGAGTGGCGCGAGGCCGAGCTTCCGGCCCTCAACGGCCATGGCACGGCCCGCGCCATCGCCGAGCTGTACGGCATCCTCGCCCGCCGCGGTCTGGCCGACGACCGCCGGATGCTGTCCGCGGAGGCCGCCGAGCGCGCCCGCGAGGGCCAGGGTTCCTGCCGGGACCTGGTCCTGGGCGAGGCTCTCGGCCGGGACACGGAGGTGGCGCTCGGGGTGTGGCTGAGCGGCGCGCACGGCTCGTACGGCCCCAACCCGCGCGCCGTCGGCCATGACGGCTTCGGCGGCTCCTGCGGGCTGGCCGACCCGGAGGCGGAGCTTTCCCTCGGCTACGTGATGAACCGTATGGGCCCGCACATCGTCGACGACCCCCGGAAGATGGCCCTGGTGGAGGCGGTGTACGCGGCGCTGTGA